One Phaseolus vulgaris cultivar G19833 chromosome 2, P. vulgaris v2.0, whole genome shotgun sequence DNA window includes the following coding sequences:
- the LOC137809749 gene encoding L-type lectin-domain containing receptor kinase IX.1-like gives MAWWHNIVHNPILFCHAMITIFILQIIPLANSLSFYYPNFKNGDVKWEGDASILKGAIQVTSNTIDQNNNYSVGRVTSYEQMLLWDMKSGKLADFTTKFSFVIFSEKSYYGDGMSFFLADPNLPLLKDIKEGGGLGLVDGEQVLNSTQHPFVAVEFDTFHNKLWDPPGGTHVGLNFNSMKSNITKSWLTDVQIWNVYNCSIKYNSSTLNLSVSFTMYNDSKPLEEYVSYKVDLRDHLPGRVILGFSAATGKLYEVHTLRSWSFSSNLQSDENTNEIKPEAVPPDSYLMPEKGKKIELRVGLGIGLGLVLSLSGLIFTLLWKRSRGRKKELVFNLNMGDVFPKGTGPKSFSYNELASATNKFSESEKLGQGGFGGVYKGYLKDIKSYVAIKRISRESRQGMKEYVTEVKVISQLRHRNLVQLIGWCHEKNDFILVYEFMPNGSLDSHLYEVKSFLTWIVRYNIALGLASALLYLQEEWEQCVIHRDIKSSNIMLDSSFNAKLGDFGLARLVDHEKGSQTTHIAGTRGYIAPEYFTSGKATKESDIYSFGVVLLEITSGRKSVELEAEEGQITLVEWVWKLYGLGRLLEAADPKLCGEFDEKQMKRLVVVGLWCVHPDYSFRPSIRQVIQVLKFDSPLPILPEMMPVPTYLPPTIKALFSSVSSFLWETS, from the coding sequence ATGGCTTGGTGGCATAATATTGTTCATAATCCAATTCTTTTCTGTCATGCAATGATAACAATTTTTATCCTCCAAATAATCCCTCTTGCAAACTCACTATCATTTTATTACCCCAACTTTAAGAATGGTGATGTAAAATGGGAAGGGGATGCTTCTATTCTAAAGGGAGCTATCCAAGTCACGTCCAACACCATAGACCAAAACAACAATTACAGTGTTGGGAGAGTCACAAGTTATGAACAGATGCTCCTCTGGGATATGAAGTCTGGAAAGCTTGCTGATTTCACTACCAAATTTTCCTTTGTTATTTTTTCAGAAAAGAGTTACTATGGAGATGGAATGTCATTCTTCCTGGCTGATCCTAATCTCCCACTTCTAAAGGATATTAAAGAAGGAGGTGGTCTTGGACTTGTGGATGGCGAACAAGTATTGAATTCAACTCAACACCCGTTTGTAGCAGTGGAGTTTGACACCTTCCACAACAAACTATGGGACCCTCCAGGTGGCACTCATGTAGGTTTGAATTTCAACTCTATGAAGTCCAACATAACTAAGTCATGGTTGACAGATGTTCAAATTTGGAATGTTTATAATTGCAGCATTAAGTACAATTCAAGTACTCTAAATTTGAGCGTTTCATTCACAATGTACAATGATAGTAAACCACTTGAAGAATACGTTTCATACAAGGTTGATTTGAGAGATCACTTACCAGGGAGGGTTATTCTTGGTTTTTCTGCTGCAACAGGGAAATTGTATGAGGTGCATACATTGAGATCATGGTCATTTAGTTCAAATCTACAAAGTGATGAGAACACAAATGAGATAAAACCAGAAGCAGTCCCACCAGATTCCTATCTTATGCctgaaaaaggaaagaaaatagaATTGAGGGTAGGGCTTGGAATTGGTCTAGGCCTGGTTTTGAGTTTGTCAGGGCTGATTTTTACTTTATTGTGGAAGAGGAGTAGAGGTAGAAAAAAAGAGTTAGTTTTTAATCTCAATATGGGTGATGTATTCCCAAAGGGCACTGGACCTAAGAGCTTTTCCTATAATGAGCTAGCAAGTGCTACAAACAAATTTTCCGAGTCTGAGAAGCTGGGGCAAGGTGGCTTTGGTGGTGTGTATAAAGGTTATTTGAAAGACATAAAGTCCTATGTTGCTATCAAAAGAATATCAAGAGAGTCTAGACAGGGAATGAAGGAGTACGTGACAGAAGTGAAGGTAATAAGCCAATTGAGACATAGGAATTTAGTACAACTTATTGGGTGGTGTCATGAGAAGAATGACTTTATCCTCGTATATGAGTTCATGCCAAATGGAAGCTTAGACTCTCATCTGTATGAAGTGAAAAGCTTCTTAACTTGGATAGTGAGGTATAATATAGCTTTGGGCTTGGCTTCAGCATTGCTTTACTTACAAGAAGAATGGGAGCAGTGTGTGATTCACAGGGATATTAAATCAAGCAACATAATGCTGGATTCAAGTTTCAATGCTAAGCTTGGTGATTTCGGTTTGGCTAGGCTAGTGGACCATGAGAAAGGGTCACAAACGACACATATAGCTGGGACGAGGGGCTATATTGCTCCTGAATATTTCACTTCAGGAAAGGCTACTAAGGAATCTGATATATACAGCTTTGGGGTTGTGTTATTGGAGATAACTAGTGGAAGAAAATCAGTTGAACTAGAAGCTGAGGAGGGTCAAATAACTCTAGTTGAGTGGGTTTGGAAGCTATATGGATTGGGAAGGTTACTTGAAGCAGCTGACCCAAAGTTATGTGGAGAATTTGATGAGAAGCAAATGAAGCGTTTAGTGGTTGTTGGACTTTGGTGTGTTCATCCAGATTACTCATTCAGGCCTTCTATAAGGCAAGTGATTCAGGTCCTTAAATTTGATTCTCCTCTACCCATTCTCCCAGAAATGATGCCTGTGCCAACCTATCTTCCTCCAACAATAAAAGCACTTTTTTCTTCAGTTTCATCCTTCCTTTGGGAAACAAGTTAG